One Synechococcus sp. Nb3U1 genomic window, AAGAATCATCGAATGTAATAAGGAAAACAATCTCGCCTCCGTCCGTTGTAGCATCCGGAAAGTTAGTGAAAAAATATGTAGGCCAACCCGACCAAGACTGCTGCTAGCCCAACGGACGTGAGCGCAAAGTGCATCAAGGAAGTTTTACCCTTGCGCACCATATTGCGCATTGCCAGACGGGTATAACTGGGTTGAGGAACTGCGGTCTTTGAAACAGACCTGGAATCAGCAGAAGAAAGCTGCAACATCAGGATACCCAAGGCAACATCAAATTGCTTTCAGGTTAGCCTAAGCCGTCCACTGCTGTGCCTTATCTCGGCAGCGTACAGCCTTTTCCGATTTAACGCAGGGTGTAAGACTCAGCGAAAACTCTTGCTGGATAAGGAATTTACCTGGATCAGCTATAGTAGATAAAGAACTCCGTCCCGCTCCGCAGAGCGCTGGGAGAGGCTGTAAAGTGCCTAAACCAGGTATAGCCCTTTCTCTAGTTTGACGTTACGACTTCAAATCGGATCAGCCCAGATGCTCCACCAGCAAGGTTGACCACCACAATACCATTGGAGTTAGGGATCCCTCCACACTCAGCAGGCACAGGCAAACCGGGTGGAATAAAAGCTCCTGCATCACTATCCTGAGCATCACTCAGGTTGCTGACAGGTTGACCTGTAAAGTTAATCGATAGGCTGCCCGGCAGATAGCTAAACCCCGGCACTATGAGGATCACACACCGAAAGAGCTGCAGAAGGAGAATTCAACAAAAAGTAAATAGAGAACTCAACCCCCAAACCGGATTGCACCGCCTGGCTGATGGATCCCTGTAAGAAGGATTCCGCTCCCCCTGGCCAAGGGATCCCCGGCTCATCATTGGGATCCTCTGGCAGGTTTACATAGCCAGGAATGGGACTGCCGTTGATGGCAGTAATTCTCTTCACCAGCCGTATTCCACCTGTACCTAGATCCGGGGTTGGGCTAGGCGTCGGCCCTACTGATTCCACCGTCACTGTGACAGTAGCCGTGTCACAGAGGGGTGTAGAACCGTTATCACAAACCTCGTAAACAAAAGTGTCTGTACCAGTAAATGAGGGATTTGGAGTGTAGGTAATCTCTCCAGTTAGCGGATTAACA contains:
- a CDS encoding DUF3285 domain-containing protein, which gives rise to MLQLSSADSRSVSKTAVPQPSYTRLAMRNMVRKGKTSLMHFALTSVGLAAVLVGLAYIFFH
- a CDS encoding Ig-like domain-containing protein; its protein translation is TPPSNGTVSVNPLTGEITYTPNPSFTGTDTFVYEVCDNGSTPLCDTATVTVTVESVGPTPSPTPDLGTGGIRLVKRITAINGSPIPGYVNLPEDPNDEPGIPWPGGAESFLQGSISQAVQSGLGVEFSIYFLLNSPSAALSVCDPHSAGV